One window of Candidatus Baltobacteraceae bacterium genomic DNA carries:
- the glmS gene encoding glutamine--fructose-6-phosphate transaminase (isomerizing), which yields MCGIVGYIGEQDSVPIILESLGRLEYRGYDSAGIAVIDEAGALTGSKAEGKLSRLAERLKNGSRISGRVGVGHTRWATHGRPNDANAHPHMDCTGTIAVVHNGIIENYAALRGRLIELGHVFKSETDTEVIAHLIEMHDDGDLETAVRKTLAELVGAYALGVISSDDPQRLIFARNGASPLVVGIGEGEMYVASDTPAILPYTRREIILQEGEMVVVGRDGYALKRYDGTPVTRDVITITWDATSAEKSGYKHFMLKEIFEQPNVIKETMAGRIDEDGAVHLASEIGAIDDRRLREISKIAITGCGTAYHAGMVGMYLLRSLVKLPVEMELASEFRYGDPVIDPTALVIAMSQSGETADTIEAVRIAKEAGTSILGICNVLGSHLSRIADGTLYTRGGPEIGVAATKTYVSQVTAMTLFALYLAKMRGTVGERRLLEIGANTKLLPAAVDVVLNTSDYIRDVARKIRKMRSCLFIGRYINFPTALEGALKLKEISYIHAEGYAAGEMKHGPIALLDTETPVIGIMTDGRVREKIFSNLMESKAREAPIVVVANHGDEEARSVADYVFWVPKVDELLSPIVNVIPLQLLAYHIADIEGKDVDQPRNLAKTVTVE from the coding sequence ATGTGTGGAATAGTCGGCTATATCGGCGAGCAGGACAGCGTACCGATCATCCTCGAGTCGCTGGGCCGGCTCGAGTACCGGGGGTATGACTCGGCCGGTATCGCCGTCATCGACGAAGCGGGTGCGCTCACCGGCTCCAAGGCCGAGGGAAAGCTCTCGCGCCTGGCCGAGCGCCTCAAGAACGGCAGCCGCATTTCCGGACGGGTCGGCGTCGGTCATACCCGGTGGGCGACGCATGGCCGGCCGAACGACGCCAACGCGCATCCGCACATGGACTGCACCGGCACGATCGCGGTCGTCCACAACGGCATCATCGAAAATTATGCCGCACTGCGCGGCCGGCTGATCGAACTCGGTCACGTCTTCAAGAGCGAGACCGACACGGAAGTGATCGCGCATCTGATCGAGATGCACGACGACGGCGATCTCGAAACCGCGGTGCGTAAGACGCTGGCCGAACTGGTCGGCGCCTACGCGTTGGGCGTCATCTCCAGCGACGATCCGCAACGGCTGATTTTCGCGCGTAACGGCGCGAGCCCGCTGGTCGTCGGGATCGGCGAGGGCGAGATGTACGTCGCCTCGGATACGCCGGCCATTCTCCCGTACACCCGGCGCGAGATCATCCTGCAGGAAGGCGAAATGGTGGTGGTTGGGCGTGACGGCTACGCGCTCAAACGCTACGACGGCACCCCGGTGACGCGCGACGTCATCACCATCACCTGGGACGCGACCTCGGCGGAGAAGAGCGGCTACAAGCATTTCATGCTCAAGGAGATCTTCGAGCAGCCCAACGTCATCAAGGAAACGATGGCCGGACGCATCGACGAAGACGGCGCGGTCCATCTCGCAAGCGAAATCGGCGCCATCGACGACCGCCGGCTGCGCGAAATTTCGAAGATCGCGATCACCGGCTGCGGCACCGCGTATCACGCCGGGATGGTCGGCATGTATCTGCTGCGTTCGCTCGTCAAGCTTCCGGTCGAGATGGAGCTGGCAAGCGAGTTTCGCTACGGCGACCCCGTGATCGATCCGACCGCGTTGGTCATCGCGATGTCGCAGTCGGGCGAGACCGCCGACACGATCGAAGCGGTTCGCATCGCGAAAGAAGCGGGAACCAGCATCCTGGGCATCTGCAACGTGCTCGGCTCGCACCTCAGCCGCATCGCGGACGGCACGCTCTATACGCGCGGCGGTCCGGAAATCGGCGTCGCCGCGACCAAAACCTACGTCTCGCAGGTAACGGCGATGACGCTCTTCGCGCTCTACCTTGCGAAAATGCGCGGTACGGTCGGCGAGCGGCGCCTGCTGGAGATCGGTGCCAATACGAAATTACTGCCGGCAGCCGTCGACGTCGTGCTGAACACCTCCGACTACATTCGCGACGTGGCGCGCAAGATTCGCAAGATGCGCAGCTGCCTCTTCATCGGGCGCTACATCAACTTCCCGACCGCGCTCGAAGGCGCGCTCAAGCTCAAGGAGATCAGCTACATCCACGCCGAGGGCTACGCCGCGGGCGAGATGAAGCACGGGCCGATCGCCCTGCTCGATACCGAGACGCCGGTGATCGGCATCATGACCGACGGCCGCGTGCGCGAGAAGATCTTCTCGAACCTGATGGAGTCCAAGGCGCGGGAAGCCCCGATCGTCGTCGTCGCGAACCACGGCGACGAAGAAGCGCGCTCGGTCGCCGATTACGTCTTCTGGGTGCCCAAAGTCGACGAACTGCTCTCGCCGATCGTCAACGTGATTCCGCTGCAGCTGCTCGCGTATCACATCGCCGACATCGAAGGCAAAGACGTCGATCAGCCGCGCAATCTCGCGAAAACGGTCACGGTCGAATAG
- the rpoZ gene encoding DNA-directed RNA polymerase subunit omega has product MSKTVFGDLDALLKHADSKFSLVNIVTKRARQLNNWIRIQQLPFSDRREFFASEPLVVDKEEINPNKPVSIALDEIAEGVIGYHRTKEGIK; this is encoded by the coding sequence TTGAGTAAAACTGTATTCGGCGACCTCGACGCGCTGCTCAAGCACGCGGATTCGAAGTTCAGCCTCGTCAACATCGTGACCAAACGCGCACGCCAGTTGAACAACTGGATCCGCATCCAACAGCTCCCGTTTTCGGACCGGCGCGAATTCTTCGCCAGCGAACCGCTGGTCGTCGACAAAGAAGAAATCAATCCCAATAAGCCGGTCTCGATCGCGCTCGACGAAATCGCCGAGGGCGTGATCGGTTACCATCGGACCAAAGAAGGCATTAAATAG
- the gmk gene encoding guanylate kinase has protein sequence MITGPGLLFVVSGPSGAGKDTLVDALRDRLPRFRYSVSATTRDPRPGEREGEHYFFVTREAFEARQAAGGFLEWREYNGNLYGTPGDFMEATLAQGYDVIMKPEVNGALAVKAAYPDAVLIFLVPDRFSQLRERLLARRTETNEEIARRLEIAHQEMKFIRQFDYIVINEQGKPDQATADLLAIVQAERFRIHRYSDDSLADVEHN, from the coding sequence GTGATCACCGGCCCGGGACTCCTGTTCGTCGTTTCCGGGCCGTCGGGTGCGGGCAAAGACACCCTTGTCGATGCCCTGCGCGATCGTCTTCCGCGCTTCCGGTATTCGGTCTCGGCAACGACGCGCGATCCGCGTCCGGGCGAGCGTGAGGGCGAGCATTATTTCTTCGTGACGCGGGAGGCCTTTGAGGCGCGCCAAGCGGCGGGCGGGTTCTTGGAGTGGCGGGAGTACAACGGGAACCTCTACGGAACGCCGGGGGATTTCATGGAAGCAACGCTTGCCCAAGGGTACGACGTGATCATGAAACCCGAGGTCAACGGGGCGCTCGCCGTCAAGGCAGCCTACCCCGACGCGGTGTTGATCTTTCTCGTGCCCGACCGCTTCTCGCAGCTGCGCGAGCGGCTGCTCGCGCGAAGGACCGAAACCAACGAGGAGATCGCGCGGCGTCTCGAGATCGCGCATCAGGAGATGAAGTTCATCCGGCAATTCGATTACATCGTGATCAACGAACAGGGAAAGCCGGACCAGGCCACGGCGGATCTGTTGGCGATCGTGCAAGCCGAACGCTTCCGGATTCACCGCTACAGCGACGATTCGCTTGCGGACGTCGAACACAACTAG
- a CDS encoding long-chain fatty acid--CoA ligase → MSSLSLASILAESALRHPARAALVTGSETITYARLWEDARRYAAHLRALGVGPGDRVGILLLNTVDFPRAYYGVLALGAVVVPVHALLTPEEIGYILADAGAKVLVCGGPLSGNGTAGAALAGVTVFEAALPQDAPVPSLLQRDAADDAVILYTSGTTGRPKGAVLSQANIVLNAAACVNDLFYVVAEDVFLACLPLFHAFGQTVVMNAAFRAGASLVLMPRFDGKTALDLMLAHGVTVFAGVPTMYIGLLEAANARVERPPLRSAVSGGASLPLVVLESFERAFGVPIYEGYGLSETSPVASFNQRDFGRKPGTVGRGIWGVELDIAKADVDDRIELLGAGELGEIVIRGHCVFKGYLNNAEATRAAIVEGWFRSGDLGTKDVQGFITIVDRKKDMIIRGGYNVYPREVEEVLMRHPAVKQVAVLGVPHETHGEEVVAVIVRSDEGANVSDEAIIVWSQEHLARYKYPRYVHFVDAFPLGPSGKVLKRELRDSLQQRTVS, encoded by the coding sequence ATGTCGTCACTCTCTTTAGCATCCATTCTTGCCGAGAGCGCATTGCGCCATCCGGCCCGCGCCGCCCTCGTCACCGGGTCGGAGACCATAACCTACGCACGGCTCTGGGAGGATGCCCGGCGCTACGCCGCCCACCTGCGTGCCCTGGGCGTAGGACCGGGCGACCGGGTCGGGATCCTGCTGCTCAATACGGTGGACTTTCCGCGCGCTTACTACGGGGTGCTGGCGTTGGGCGCGGTCGTGGTGCCCGTCCACGCGCTCCTGACGCCCGAGGAGATCGGCTACATCCTCGCCGACGCCGGCGCCAAGGTCCTGGTCTGCGGCGGCCCGCTGAGCGGGAACGGGACGGCCGGCGCTGCGCTGGCCGGCGTGACGGTCTTCGAGGCGGCGCTGCCGCAGGATGCGCCGGTTCCTTCGCTGCTGCAGCGCGACGCCGCCGACGACGCCGTTATTCTCTACACCAGCGGGACGACCGGACGGCCCAAAGGCGCGGTCCTCTCGCAAGCCAACATCGTGCTCAACGCCGCGGCCTGCGTGAACGATCTCTTCTACGTCGTTGCCGAGGACGTGTTCCTCGCCTGCCTTCCCCTCTTCCATGCATTCGGACAAACGGTGGTGATGAACGCCGCGTTCCGCGCCGGCGCGTCGCTCGTGCTGATGCCGCGCTTCGACGGCAAGACCGCCCTCGATCTGATGCTTGCGCATGGCGTGACGGTCTTTGCCGGCGTGCCCACGATGTACATCGGGTTGCTCGAAGCCGCGAACGCGCGGGTCGAGCGGCCGCCGCTGCGCAGCGCCGTCAGCGGCGGCGCATCGCTTCCGCTGGTCGTGCTCGAGTCCTTCGAACGCGCCTTCGGCGTTCCGATCTACGAGGGATATGGGCTCTCGGAAACCTCGCCGGTTGCGAGCTTCAACCAGCGTGATTTCGGACGTAAGCCCGGCACGGTCGGCCGCGGAATCTGGGGCGTCGAGCTGGATATCGCCAAAGCCGACGTCGACGATCGCATCGAGCTGCTTGGCGCAGGCGAACTCGGCGAGATCGTGATTCGGGGACACTGCGTGTTCAAGGGCTATCTGAACAACGCGGAGGCGACGCGCGCGGCGATCGTGGAGGGCTGGTTCCGTTCCGGCGATCTCGGAACGAAAGATGTGCAGGGCTTCATCACGATCGTCGATCGCAAGAAAGACATGATCATCCGCGGCGGGTACAACGTGTACCCGCGCGAGGTCGAGGAAGTCTTGATGCGCCACCCCGCCGTCAAACAGGTGGCAGTGCTCGGCGTGCCGCACGAAACGCACGGTGAGGAGGTGGTCGCCGTCATCGTGCGCAGCGACGAAGGCGCAAACGTCAGCGACGAGGCGATCATCGTTTGGTCACAAGAGCACCTCGCGCGCTATAAATACCCGCGGTACGTGCATTTCGTCGATGCATTTCCGCTGGGTCCGAGCGGGAAAGTGCTCAAACGAGAGCTTCGAGACAGCTTGCAGCAAAGGACGGTATCATGA
- a CDS encoding NFACT RNA binding domain-containing protein produces MASLRTDPELIARLAAEIDARFAGSKVRDVGRLPDGRTALVLWSRGSEHTLCIDIFATPPLVTLEDVPLAIEGEPGFIRATGAALRGSRLLRASARKGDRLLRLTFGTRSRFGVGDESDLYVELVPRFGNIVLVRKERIVAAAKEFSLAENTTRAVEVGQSYALPPLPARDRPIGPESIARHESVLEYLSAHRADRVRAGESRRAQDRRNVLIKRLDARESKIRRELHAVAEKQRAAADRDALRARGEAIYAGLHEGSALEQEEAKAEAAALFARYKKLGASLAHLDERARVLHAALEAVDQLRWEAERAEDGDLGDVEEAVTQLDPRTRRSRATAPRRKRAPLEVQTSSGSRILVGRSPSENADLTFRVARPDDWWFHAQNIPGAHVILQRHDRSEPPQTDLDRAASLAAFYSKARSSAKVPIDYTLRKYVRAQRNAPPGLVWYTHPHTIMAIPQPI; encoded by the coding sequence ATGGCGAGCCTGCGCACCGACCCGGAGCTGATCGCTCGGCTCGCGGCTGAAATCGACGCGCGTTTCGCGGGATCAAAGGTTCGCGATGTGGGACGGCTGCCCGACGGGCGAACCGCGCTCGTGCTTTGGTCGCGCGGGTCGGAGCACACGCTCTGCATCGATATTTTTGCGACGCCTCCGCTCGTCACCCTCGAAGATGTCCCGCTCGCGATCGAGGGCGAACCAGGATTCATTCGCGCGACCGGCGCGGCCTTGCGCGGCAGCAGGCTGCTGCGCGCTTCGGCGCGAAAAGGCGACCGGCTGCTGCGCCTCACGTTCGGCACGCGCTCGCGCTTCGGCGTCGGCGACGAGAGCGACCTCTACGTCGAGCTGGTGCCGCGCTTCGGTAATATCGTGCTGGTGCGAAAAGAGCGCATCGTCGCCGCGGCAAAAGAATTTTCGCTCGCCGAGAACACCACGCGTGCGGTCGAAGTCGGGCAATCCTATGCCCTTCCGCCGCTGCCCGCGCGCGATCGCCCGATCGGTCCGGAAAGCATCGCTCGGCACGAAAGCGTCCTCGAGTACTTGAGTGCCCACCGCGCCGATCGGGTTCGGGCCGGCGAGAGCCGCCGCGCACAAGACCGGCGCAATGTCCTGATCAAGCGGCTGGACGCGCGCGAAAGCAAAATCCGGCGCGAGCTCCATGCGGTTGCCGAAAAGCAGCGCGCGGCCGCGGATCGCGACGCGCTGCGCGCGCGCGGAGAGGCGATATACGCCGGACTCCACGAGGGAAGCGCGTTGGAGCAAGAGGAGGCAAAAGCCGAGGCAGCCGCGCTTTTCGCGCGCTACAAAAAGCTCGGCGCGTCGCTTGCGCACTTGGACGAGCGCGCTCGCGTGCTGCACGCTGCGCTGGAGGCGGTCGATCAGCTTCGGTGGGAAGCCGAGCGCGCCGAAGACGGAGATCTCGGCGACGTCGAGGAGGCGGTTACGCAGTTGGATCCGCGGACGCGCCGCAGCCGTGCCACGGCCCCGCGCCGCAAACGCGCGCCGCTCGAAGTGCAAACTTCGAGCGGTTCACGCATCCTGGTCGGCCGCTCGCCCAGCGAAAACGCCGATCTCACCTTCCGCGTCGCGCGGCCTGACGATTGGTGGTTTCACGCCCAGAACATTCCCGGCGCGCACGTCATCCTCCAGCGGCACGATCGAAGCGAACCGCCGCAGACCGATCTCGACCGTGCCGCCTCGCTTGCCGCGTTCTACTCCAAAGCCCGGAGCAGCGCCAAGGTGCCGATCGACTACACGTTGCGCAAATACGTGCGCGCCCAGCGCAACGCACCGCCGGGTTTGGTTTGGTACACGCATCCGCACACCATCATGGCCATTCCACAGCCGATTTGA
- a CDS encoding Fe-Mn family superoxide dismutase, producing the protein MNAQVATKQYTPKKWDLSGLQGISDDTLQIHFGLYEGYVKNTNLLNERLTELRSGGKNSGADPAFAELVRRLGWEFNGMRLHEYYFDNLTKNPKAAPGGGRLYELAGMSFGSFENWRKDFAAIGAMRGVGWAIAFQDQNANQLVNIWIGDHNINELAGCEPVIVMDLWEHAFLRDYKPADKGKYIEAFLAHVDWGVCESRLTA; encoded by the coding sequence ATGAACGCTCAAGTGGCGACAAAGCAATACACGCCCAAAAAGTGGGATCTCTCGGGGTTGCAAGGTATCTCGGACGACACCCTGCAGATTCATTTCGGTCTCTACGAAGGCTACGTGAAGAATACGAACCTTTTGAACGAGCGGCTGACCGAGCTGCGGAGCGGCGGCAAGAACAGCGGCGCCGATCCCGCCTTTGCCGAACTCGTGCGACGTTTGGGGTGGGAGTTCAACGGCATGAGGCTGCACGAATATTATTTCGACAACCTCACCAAGAATCCGAAGGCGGCGCCCGGCGGCGGGCGTCTGTACGAACTCGCCGGCATGAGCTTCGGCTCGTTCGAGAATTGGAGGAAAGATTTTGCCGCGATCGGCGCGATGCGCGGCGTGGGCTGGGCGATCGCCTTCCAAGATCAAAACGCGAACCAGCTGGTCAACATCTGGATCGGCGACCACAACATCAACGAGCTCGCCGGCTGCGAGCCGGTTATCGTGATGGATTTGTGGGAGCACGCGTTTCTGCGCGACTACAAGCCCGCCGACAAAGGCAAATACATCGAAGCCTTTCTCGCCCACGTCGACTGGGGCGTCTGCGAATCCCGCTTGACCGCTTAG
- a CDS encoding NAD(P)H-quinone oxidoreductase: MRYVTYDEPGDPSVLRVAQMPAPVPRIGEVLIETEAAGVSRADTLQRRGNYPPPKSASPILGLEVSGTIAQLGADVDEYAVGDRVVALCNGGGYGEFVAVPVGQVLPLPAQWSFVEGATLPENAFTVYDNLLVRAHLAEGEIVLVHGGTSGIGTMAIMFARAVGARAIATAGSETKCRAALEIGAEAAIDYRSVDFVEEVLEYTAKRGVDVVLDIIGGDYVNRDLRTLATEGRIACIATAGGSESAIDLRYLLQRRATILGSSLRPRTDAEKAAIAAGLRAKIWPLLGARDPIVPVVDSVFTFSQAAEAHARLESSVHIGKIVLVPDI; this comes from the coding sequence ATGAGATACGTCACGTACGACGAGCCGGGCGACCCCTCGGTGTTGCGCGTCGCGCAAATGCCTGCCCCGGTTCCACGCATCGGTGAAGTCTTGATCGAGACGGAAGCGGCGGGCGTGAGCCGGGCGGACACGCTGCAGCGGCGCGGAAACTATCCGCCGCCCAAAAGCGCGTCGCCGATTCTCGGGCTGGAGGTCAGCGGCACGATCGCGCAGTTGGGTGCCGACGTCGACGAATACGCGGTCGGCGATCGCGTCGTGGCACTCTGCAACGGCGGCGGCTATGGCGAATTCGTCGCCGTCCCGGTCGGGCAAGTGCTTCCGCTTCCGGCGCAATGGTCGTTCGTCGAGGGCGCGACGCTGCCCGAAAATGCGTTTACGGTCTACGACAACCTCCTCGTGCGCGCGCACCTGGCCGAGGGTGAAATCGTGCTCGTACACGGCGGCACGAGCGGGATAGGAACGATGGCAATCATGTTCGCCCGTGCCGTGGGCGCGCGCGCCATCGCGACCGCCGGCTCCGAGACCAAGTGCCGCGCCGCACTCGAGATCGGCGCGGAAGCGGCAATCGATTACCGCAGCGTCGATTTCGTCGAAGAGGTTCTCGAGTACACCGCCAAGCGCGGCGTCGACGTGGTGCTCGACATCATCGGAGGCGACTACGTCAACCGCGATCTTCGGACCCTCGCGACCGAGGGCCGCATCGCGTGCATCGCCACCGCCGGCGGCTCGGAGTCCGCGATCGATCTGCGCTACCTGTTGCAACGCCGGGCAACGATTTTGGGGTCGAGCCTGCGGCCCAGGACCGATGCCGAAAAAGCAGCCATCGCAGCGGGCTTGCGAGCGAAGATCTGGCCCCTGCTCGGTGCGCGCGATCCGATCGTGCCGGTCGTCGATTCGGTCTTCACGTTCTCGCAGGCGGCCGAAGCACACGCTCGGCTCGAATCGAGCGTGCATATCGGAAAGATCGTGCTCGTTCCCGATATCTAA
- the queA gene encoding tRNA preQ1(34) S-adenosylmethionine ribosyltransferase-isomerase QueA, which yields MDSSRASLTCAYDFELPAELIAQRPAEQRDASRLMVLSRDRIEHKIFSDLPSLLHPNDVLVLNRTRVIAARLWGRRAGSGGTVEVLLLHPAESMRYDPRATRWLALVRPARRLRLESAILFDARTRARVVAAHDEGLRELEFELDEPFEQFLSRAGRLPLPPYIHNDTDEAQERYQTVFAREPGSVAAPTASLHFTPELLQRIERGGVSIAELTLDVGLGTFRPLKSARLDEHTMHAERYTIPPLALETIERARSRGGRVIAAGTTVVRALEGSAAVHGGLVAEEASTALFIRPGFDFRVVDAIITNFHLPRSTLLVLVSAFAGRERVLEAYREAIEQRYRFFSFGDAMFIEGPPLRG from the coding sequence ATGGACTCCTCCAGAGCTTCCCTAACCTGCGCGTACGATTTCGAGCTTCCCGCGGAACTGATCGCCCAGCGTCCGGCCGAGCAGCGCGACGCGAGCCGGCTGATGGTACTATCCCGCGACCGCATCGAGCACAAGATCTTCTCCGATCTGCCTTCGCTGCTCCATCCAAACGACGTGCTGGTGCTCAATCGTACGCGCGTCATCGCTGCGCGCTTGTGGGGACGTCGAGCCGGAAGCGGCGGAACGGTCGAGGTGCTGCTGCTGCATCCCGCCGAGTCGATGCGTTACGATCCGCGCGCCACCCGCTGGCTCGCGCTGGTGCGCCCCGCGCGCCGTTTGCGCCTGGAGTCCGCGATTCTCTTCGATGCGCGCACCCGCGCCCGCGTCGTCGCCGCGCACGACGAGGGTCTGCGTGAGCTCGAGTTCGAACTCGACGAGCCCTTCGAGCAGTTCTTGTCACGCGCAGGCCGTTTGCCGCTGCCGCCCTACATTCACAACGACACCGACGAAGCGCAAGAACGCTACCAAACCGTCTTCGCACGCGAACCGGGCAGCGTCGCCGCCCCGACCGCATCGCTGCACTTCACGCCCGAATTGCTGCAACGGATCGAGCGCGGCGGGGTATCGATCGCCGAACTGACGCTCGACGTCGGCCTCGGGACGTTCCGCCCGCTCAAGAGTGCGCGTCTGGACGAGCACACGATGCACGCCGAGCGCTATACGATTCCGCCGCTCGCGCTCGAAACGATCGAGCGAGCTCGCTCGCGCGGCGGCCGCGTGATCGCTGCAGGTACGACGGTCGTGCGCGCGCTGGAAGGTAGCGCCGCCGTCCACGGGGGATTGGTCGCGGAAGAGGCCTCGACCGCGCTCTTCATCCGGCCGGGTTTCGACTTTCGTGTGGTCGACGCCATAATCACGAACTTTCATCTGCCGCGCTCGACACTGCTGGTGCTGGTCAGCGCGTTTGCCGGCCGGGAGCGCGTCCTGGAAGCCTATCGCGAGGCGATCGAGCAGCGGTATCGATTCTTTTCCTTCGGCGATGCGATGTTCATCGAAGGTCCCCCGCTGCGAGGATGA
- a CDS encoding PilZ domain-containing protein, producing MTEGQPNRPDGGESESDKRFALRLRKYIDVVVEDPLSSMLFRGAVADISPTGMRVIADQYLPVGTKYTFTMKRNPFLTLRGQVRWIRAFQGDTYQVGVLIVDATEEERKRLTNFLEIERARLTGG from the coding sequence ATGACTGAAGGCCAGCCCAATCGCCCGGACGGCGGTGAGAGCGAGAGCGACAAGCGCTTTGCGCTGCGGCTGCGCAAATATATCGACGTCGTCGTCGAAGATCCGCTCTCCTCGATGCTCTTTCGCGGAGCGGTGGCCGACATCTCACCGACCGGCATGCGCGTGATCGCAGATCAATATCTGCCCGTCGGCACCAAATATACGTTCACGATGAAACGCAATCCGTTCCTCACGTTGCGAGGTCAGGTACGGTGGATTCGCGCTTTCCAGGGCGATACGTACCAAGTCGGCGTGCTGATCGTCGACGCCACCGAAGAGGAACGTAAGCGCTTGACCAATTTCCTCGAGATCGAACGAGCGCGCCTGACCGGCGGCTAG
- a CDS encoding SpoIID/LytB domain-containing protein, with translation MITRRAFVCAALAAAATARARADEFDPAMNANAQELRVLLGPGVVRSASPGSFAFNGQTYRGTYSRLPGGSIVNTLRLEEYLYSVVPREMTPGWPDAALQAQAICARTYVLQRSNPARGYDVVPSELDQVYGGVAQESPAARAAVDASAGLVLRYGANFARVMYSSCCGGHTESASDAWGGAPIPYLGGVVCTTCTDSPYYRWNRTLDLTSVASAFANEIAPLGSLQSLSEGTRDPSGRARTIVLAGTDWSLPVKGSTFRLRIGPRVLPSLLITKFEPAAEAAGHIAIEGGGLGHGVGMCQWGARGLALRGAQPAEILNSYFPGTDIDHD, from the coding sequence GTGATCACGCGCCGCGCGTTCGTTTGTGCCGCACTCGCGGCGGCCGCAACGGCCCGCGCACGCGCCGACGAATTCGATCCGGCAATGAACGCGAACGCGCAGGAGCTGCGCGTGTTGCTCGGTCCCGGCGTGGTACGGAGCGCATCTCCGGGCAGCTTTGCCTTCAACGGGCAGACCTATCGCGGCACGTATTCACGCCTTCCCGGTGGATCGATCGTGAATACGCTGCGTCTCGAAGAGTATCTGTACAGCGTCGTGCCGCGCGAGATGACACCCGGATGGCCGGATGCCGCGCTGCAAGCTCAAGCGATCTGCGCCCGCACCTATGTGCTGCAGCGCAGCAATCCGGCGCGAGGCTACGACGTCGTTCCGTCCGAACTCGATCAAGTCTACGGCGGCGTCGCACAGGAGAGTCCGGCTGCCCGCGCCGCGGTCGATGCAAGCGCCGGACTGGTCTTACGGTATGGTGCGAACTTCGCGCGCGTCATGTACAGTTCGTGCTGCGGCGGGCATACGGAGTCGGCGAGCGACGCCTGGGGCGGGGCGCCGATCCCGTATCTCGGCGGCGTCGTCTGCACGACGTGTACGGATTCGCCCTATTATCGCTGGAATCGTACGCTGGATCTGACCTCCGTCGCATCGGCGTTCGCGAACGAAATCGCGCCGCTCGGATCGTTGCAGTCGCTGAGCGAAGGAACGCGCGACCCCAGCGGCAGAGCACGAACGATCGTGCTCGCAGGTACGGATTGGTCGCTTCCCGTCAAGGGCAGCACGTTCCGATTGCGCATTGGTCCGCGCGTGCTGCCGAGTCTGCTCATTACGAAATTCGAACCCGCAGCAGAAGCAGCTGGGCACATCGCCATCGAAGGCGGTGGGTTAGGGCACGGGGTCGGGATGTGCCAGTGGGGTGCGCGAGGTCTCGCACTGCGAGGCGCCCAGCCTGCCGAGATTCTGAATTCTTATTTTCCGGGAACCGATATCGACCATGACTGA